A genomic window from Brevibacillus agri includes:
- a CDS encoding DNA alkylation repair protein yields MTCAFTTAAIRLLASHADAKNAGPMERYMKNQFPFLGIKAPLRRELSRQLFREHGIPQDWEQVVARLWALPEREYQYVAMDLLAKTKKQLTPEHLPLVVKWITTKSWWDTVDYLAAHTTGTLFSRYPELIRPNTTDWVKGDNMWLARTALLFQLSYKAKTDRELLFALIESCAASKEFFIQKAIGWALREYAKTEPEAVRGFVERTVLSNLSRREALKHLG; encoded by the coding sequence ATGACGTGTGCCTTTACGACAGCGGCTATCCGCTTGCTCGCGAGCCATGCGGATGCCAAGAACGCCGGGCCGATGGAGCGGTACATGAAAAATCAGTTTCCTTTTTTGGGGATCAAGGCTCCGCTGCGCCGCGAGCTGTCCAGACAGTTGTTTCGCGAGCACGGCATCCCGCAAGACTGGGAGCAGGTCGTGGCGCGCTTGTGGGCATTGCCTGAGCGCGAGTACCAATACGTGGCAATGGATCTGTTGGCAAAGACGAAAAAGCAACTGACACCCGAGCACCTGCCGCTTGTAGTCAAGTGGATTACAACGAAGTCGTGGTGGGATACGGTCGACTATCTCGCCGCACATACAACAGGCACGCTTTTTTCCCGCTACCCCGAGCTGATCCGCCCGAACACGACTGACTGGGTCAAAGGCGATAATATGTGGCTCGCGCGGACGGCGCTCCTGTTTCAGCTTTCTTACAAGGCCAAGACGGATCGGGAGCTGCTTTTCGCCTTGATTGAGTCCTGTGCGGCTTCCAAGGAGTTTTTTATCCAAAAAGCAATCGGCTGGGCTTTGCGGGAGTATGCCAAGACAGAACCGGAAGCAGTGCGTGGCTTTGTGGAAAGGACTGTGCTGTCGAACCTGAGCAGGCGGGAGGCGCTCAAGCATCTTGGCTGA
- a CDS encoding B12-binding domain-containing radical SAM protein has product MKIVLSTLNAKFIHSSLALRYLRSYAQKAFPGIELVEYTINDVTLNIVADIYKRQPDIVAFSCYIWNIRETLDVIRNLKKVCPDVAVILGGPEVTYDADEWMKKHPEIDVIAIGEGEQTFLELLQAYQEAKAEGKPPRLRDVAGIAYRDDEYVRFSAPRAQIEEMDTIPSPYADHLDELNNRVVYFEASRGCPFKCQYCLSSIEDGVRYFSLERVKEDLLRLIRHGVKTIKFVDRTFNINKKYAMEIFQFLIDNHNGTVFQFEITADILRADVLDFLTENAPPGIFRFEIGVQSTNDETNRLVQRIQRFDRLARTVTQIKESGKIDQHLDLIAGLPEEDYQSFRKTFNDVFALRPEELQLGFLKMLRGTGVRARAANHGYVFMDEAPYEILGNNVLSFADMQKIKRVEDVLEKYWNAHRMDLTLEWLLANQFETPFDFFQTFGDYWEQQGWSRIGHQLEDLFLRLQAFLQHENVEGLRHVQSLMKFDYLRNQKHRPRKLWWEDVLDKEAMQKTYAAIYEQRDRLREDFAAHAALEKDYFKHTVTAKVTFDIETWLRTGEVIEGDFTLVVYYPYKKEDKNDFAVVNQEVHAAG; this is encoded by the coding sequence ATGAAGATTGTACTATCGACCTTAAATGCCAAGTTCATCCACTCCTCGCTGGCCTTGCGCTATTTGCGCAGCTACGCCCAGAAAGCTTTTCCGGGCATCGAGCTGGTGGAGTACACGATTAACGATGTGACGCTCAACATCGTCGCAGACATCTACAAGCGACAGCCCGATATCGTCGCTTTTTCCTGTTATATCTGGAACATTCGCGAGACGCTCGATGTGATCCGCAATCTGAAAAAAGTATGCCCCGACGTCGCTGTCATTCTCGGCGGGCCGGAAGTGACCTACGACGCGGACGAGTGGATGAAAAAGCATCCGGAGATTGACGTGATCGCCATCGGAGAAGGGGAGCAGACTTTTTTGGAGCTGCTGCAAGCCTATCAGGAGGCGAAAGCCGAGGGCAAGCCTCCTCGCCTGCGGGATGTAGCGGGAATCGCCTATCGCGACGACGAGTACGTTCGTTTTTCGGCACCGAGAGCCCAGATTGAAGAGATGGATACGATTCCGTCGCCCTATGCGGATCATCTCGACGAGCTGAACAACCGCGTCGTCTATTTCGAGGCATCCCGGGGGTGTCCGTTCAAATGCCAGTACTGTCTGTCTTCCATTGAAGACGGGGTGCGCTACTTCAGCCTGGAGCGGGTCAAGGAAGACTTGCTGCGGCTGATTCGCCACGGTGTGAAGACGATTAAATTCGTGGACCGCACGTTTAACATCAATAAAAAGTATGCAATGGAGATTTTCCAGTTCCTCATCGACAACCACAATGGAACGGTGTTTCAATTTGAGATTACGGCCGATATTTTGCGGGCGGACGTGCTCGACTTTTTGACTGAAAACGCACCGCCGGGCATTTTCCGCTTCGAAATCGGCGTCCAATCCACCAACGACGAGACAAACCGCCTCGTACAGCGGATTCAACGCTTCGACCGTCTGGCCAGAACCGTGACGCAGATCAAGGAGTCGGGCAAAATCGACCAGCACCTGGACTTGATCGCAGGCTTGCCGGAGGAAGACTACCAGTCGTTCCGCAAGACGTTCAACGATGTGTTCGCCCTGCGCCCGGAGGAGTTGCAGCTCGGCTTTTTGAAAATGCTGCGCGGGACCGGAGTGCGAGCGCGTGCCGCCAACCACGGCTACGTGTTCATGGATGAAGCGCCGTACGAGATTTTGGGCAACAACGTCCTCTCGTTTGCGGACATGCAAAAGATCAAGCGGGTGGAAGACGTCCTGGAAAAATACTGGAACGCACACCGGATGGACCTCACGCTGGAGTGGCTGTTGGCGAATCAGTTCGAGACGCCGTTTGACTTCTTCCAGACGTTTGGCGACTATTGGGAGCAGCAGGGCTGGAGCCGCATCGGCCATCAGCTTGAAGATTTGTTTTTGCGACTGCAAGCTTTTTTGCAGCACGAGAACGTGGAGGGGCTTCGGCATGTGCAGAGCTTGATGAAGTTCGATTACTTGCGCAACCAGAAGCATCGTCCGCGCAAGCTGTGGTGGGAGGACGTCCTGGACAAAGAGGCGATGCAAAAGACGTACGCCGCCATCTACGAGCAGCGCGACCGGCTGCGCGAAGACTTTGCCGCGCATGCCGCTCTGGAAAAAGACTATTTCAAGCACACGGTAACGGCGAAGGTGACGTTTGACATTGAGACGTGGCTGAGAACCGGGGAAGTTATCGAGGGCGATTTTACGCTGGTCGTGTACTATCCGTATAAAAAGGAAGATAAGAACGATTTTGCAGTCGTGAATCAGGAGGTACATGCTGCCGGCTGA
- a CDS encoding MogA/MoaB family molybdenum cofactor biosynthesis protein, translated as MSTQEHKALSPKQVTCMVITVSDTRTEETDKSGQLMRQLLTEAGHHVALYQIVKDEPAEVTAAIEAGIAHPEVQVILLNGGTGISPRDNTFEAVSGLLEKEMPGFGELFRMLSYTEDIGSAAMLSRAVAGTRGGKMIFSTPGSTGAVKLAMNRLIVPELGHVVRELNR; from the coding sequence ATGAGCACACAGGAGCACAAGGCGCTGTCACCAAAACAGGTGACGTGCATGGTCATTACCGTTTCCGATACGCGAACCGAAGAGACGGACAAGAGCGGACAATTAATGAGGCAACTATTAACCGAGGCAGGGCATCACGTCGCCCTCTACCAGATCGTCAAGGACGAGCCTGCCGAGGTGACTGCCGCGATTGAAGCGGGAATCGCGCATCCCGAGGTGCAAGTCATCCTGCTCAACGGCGGGACAGGCATCTCGCCGCGAGACAACACGTTCGAAGCCGTCTCCGGTTTGCTGGAAAAGGAAATGCCCGGCTTCGGCGAGCTGTTTCGGATGCTGAGCTATACGGAGGACATCGGGTCGGCGGCCATGCTCAGCCGCGCTGTGGCGGGCACCAGAGGGGGAAAAATGATCTTTTCCACGCCTGGCTCGACTGGGGCAGTCAAGCTCGCGATGAATCGGCTGATTGTGCCTGAGCTGGGGCATGTCGTGCGCGAACTGAATCGCTGA